In Buteo buteo unplaced genomic scaffold, bButBut1.hap1.1 HAP1_SCAFFOLD_227, whole genome shotgun sequence, the following are encoded in one genomic region:
- the LOC142028271 gene encoding olfactory receptor 14A16-like yields MSNSSSITQFLLLAFADMRELQLLHFWLFLGIYLAALLANGLIITAIACDHHLHTPMYFFLLNLSLLDLGSISTTVPKAMANSLWDTRAISYPGCAAQVFLLVFLISAEYFLLTVMAYDRYVAICKPLHYGTLLGSRACVHMAAAAWGSAFLNAVLHTASTFSLLLCRGNAVDQFFCEIPQILKLACSDAYLREVGVLVVVVCLAVGCFIFIVLSYGQIFRAVLRVPSEQGQHKAFSTCLPHLTVVSLFVSTAMFAYLKPPSISSPSLNLLVAVLYSVVPPALNPLIYSMRNREIKDALRKLITGYCSEEMNCMLSFA; encoded by the coding sequence ATGTCtaacagcagctccatcacccagttcctcctcctggcatttgcagacatgagggagctgcagctcttgcacttctggctcttcctgggcatctacctggctgccctcctggccAACGGCCTCATTATCACCGCCATAGCCTGTGACCACCACCTCCACacacccatgtacttcttcctcctcaacctctccctccttgacctgggctccatctccaccactgtccccaaagCCATGGCCAACTCCCTCTGGGACACCAGGGCCATCTCCTACCCAGGATGTGCTGCACAGGTCTTTCTGTTAGTCTTTTTGATCtcagcagagtattttcttctcactgtcatggcctatgaccgctacgttgccatctgcaaacccctgcactacgggaccctcctgggcagcagagcttgtgtccacatggcagcagctgcctggggcagtgcGTTTCTcaatgctgtgctgcacactgccaGTACATTTTCACTACTCCTCTGCCGAGGCAATGCTgtggaccagttcttctgtgaaatcccccagatcctcaagctTGCCTGCTCAGATGcctacctcagggaagttgggGTACTTGTAGTTGTTGTATGTTTAGCTGTTgggtgttttattttcattgtgctgtcctaTGGGCAGATCTTCAGAGCCGTGCTGAGGgtcccctctgagcagggacagcacaaagccttttccacctgcctccctcacctCACTGTGGTCTCCTTGTTTGTAAGCACTGCCATGTTTGcctacctgaagcccccctccatctcctccccatccctgaaCCTGCTGGTGGCAGTTCTGTACTCAGTGGTGCCTCCAGCCTTGAACcccctcatctacagcatgagaAACCGTGAGATCAAGGATGCCCTAAGAAAACTAATCACTGGATactgttcagaagaaatgaaCTGCATGTTGTCTTTTGCATAG
- the LOC142028270 gene encoding olfactory receptor 14J1-like, giving the protein MSNSSSITQFLLLAFADMRELQLLHFWLFLAIYLAALLANGLIITAVACDRRLHTPMYFFLLNLSLLDLGTISTTVPKAMANSLWDTRAISYLGCAAQVFLFIFLMSAEYFLLTVMAYDRYVAICKPLHYGTLLGSRACVHMAAAAWGSAFLSAVLHTANTFSLPLCQGNAVDQFFCEIPQIVKLACSDAYLRETGVLAVCISFAFGCFVFIVLSYGQIFRAVLRVPSEQGRHKAFSTCLPHLTVVSLFISTVMIAYLKPPSISSPSLDLLVAVLYSVVPPALNPLIYSMRNREIKDALRKLITGYCSEEMNCMLSSA; this is encoded by the coding sequence atgtccaacagcagctccatcacccagttcctcctcctggcatttgcagacatgcgggagctgcagctcttgcacttctggctcttcctggccatctacctggctgccctcctggccAACGGCCTCATCATCACCGCCGTAGCCTGTGACCGCCGCCTGCACacacccatgtacttcttcctcctcaacctctccctccttgacCTGGGcaccatctccaccactgtccccaaagCCATGGCCAACTCCCTCTGGGACACCAGGGCCATCTCCTACTTGGGATGTGCTGCACAGGTCTTTCTGTTCATCTTTTTGATGtcagcagagtattttcttctcactgtcatggcctacgaccgctacgttgccatctgcaaacccctgcactacgggaccctcctgggcagcagagcttgtgtccacatggcagcagctgcctggggcagtgcGTTTCTCAGTGCCgtgctgcacactgccaatacattttcactacccctctgccaaggcaatgctgtggaccAGTTCTTCTGCGAAATTCCCCAAATCGTCAAGCTCGCCTGCTCAGATGCCTACCTCAGGGAAACTGGGGTTCTTGCAGTTTGTATCTCTTTTgcatttgggtgttttgttttcattgtgctgtcctaTGGGCAGATCTTCAGAGCCGTGCTGAGGgtcccctctgagcagggacggcacaaagccttttccacctgcctccctcacctCACTGTGGTCTCCTTGTTTATAAGTACTGTCATGATTGcctacctgaagcccccctccatctcctccccatccctggacctgctggtggcagttctgtactcagtggtgcctccagccttgaaccccctcatctacagcatgagaAACCGTGAGATCAAGGATGCCCTGAGAAAACTAATCACTGGATactgttcagaagaaatgaaCTGCATGTTGTCTTCTGCATAG